The sequence AGGCCGTGGTGGTGATGTCCCGCGACATCACCGAGCGCAAGCGCGCGCAGACGCAGTTGCTCCAGAACGACCGCATGGTGCTGGCGGGCACGCTCGCCGCGGGCGTGGGCCACGAAATCAACAACCCGCTCACCTACGTCATGGCCAACCTCGCCTCGGCCATGGAGTCCATGGGCAAGCTCGGCGGTGAGCTGGCGCGGGACATGCCGGACGGCCCGGGCGTCGCGGACTGGCGCTCGACGCTGCGCGAGACGGAGGGCCTGCTCGCCGAGGCGCTGGAGGGCGCCACGCGCGTGCGCAACATCGTCCGGGACCTCAAGTTCATCTCCCGCCAGGACGAGGAGCGCCGCGAGGCGGTGGACGTGCGCGAGCCGCTCGACTTCTCCCTCAACATGGCGTCCAGCGCGCTGCGCCACCGCGCCCGGCTCATCAAGAAGTATGAGCCCGTGCCCCCCGTCTACGCGGACGCATCGCGGCTGGGGCAGGTCTTCCTCAACCTGCTCGTCAACGCGGCGCAGGCCATCCCCGACGACGGCAGCGGCGACCACCACATCACCGTCTGGGTGCGCCTCACGCCCTCGGGGCGGGTGGCGGTGGACGTGAGCGACTCGGGCACGGGAATTCCTCCCAACGTGCTCCCGCGCATCTTCGACCCGTTCTTCACCACCAAGCCGGTGGGCCAGGGCACGGGGCTGGGGCTGTCCATCTGCGACAGCCTCATCCGCAACCTCGGCGGCGACATCACCGTGAGGAGCGAAGTGGGGCGCGGCACCACGTTCACCGTGCACCTGCCCGTGGCCGTGGAGAACGCCCACCCCGTGGAGAGGCCGCTCCCGGCGCCCAAGGACTCCGCCGAGCGCCGGGGCCACGTGCTGGTGATTGACGACGAGCCGCCCGTGGGCCGCTCGCTGGCGCGCATCCTCGGCACCGCGCACCGGGTGACGGTGGTGGGCAGCGGCGAGGAGGCGCTCGCGGCGCTCAACTCGGGCACGGCCTTCGACGCCGTCTTCTGTGACTTGATGATGCCGGGCATTTCCGGGATGGATGTCTATGAGCGGGTGCGCGAGTCTTCACCCGAGCTGTCCCAGCGCTTCATCTTCATCACCGGCGGTTCCTACACCACCCGCGCGCGGCAGTTCCTCGAGCGGGTACCCAACCGTCAAATCGAGAAGCCCTTCGACGTGGGGCTGATTCATCAATTCCTGGGTGAAGTGCTCGGGGCGCGCTGAAGCCTCTCGGGTTTTCTGTCTGTCGTTGAAAGGAGACGTCTGGTGATTGGCGGCGGTTTCGTCATCGATGCGGTTACGCACGCGTACAACCTCGACCCATCCAACTACCGTGCTGGCCGGTACGCGGAGTCGCTCGCGCAGCTCATCTGGGGCCTGCACAGCGGCCTGTCCGGTGACACGCACCGGGTGCAGAAGGCGGAGGGCTTCCTCAAGAACTGGTCCGTGCAGGAGCTGGCCCACATCCTCTTCGTGGAGAGCGACATCGACCTCGCGGTGCACCACGTGCTGCCGCTGCAGACGCTCTACGGCGACGGGCTGTGCTCGTACGAGAAGACGCTCGAAATCAAGAAGCGCTACCCGGACCGCTTCCTCGTCTACGCGGGCGTGGACCCGCTGCGCGGCACCGCGGCGCTGGAGGACCTGGAGAAGCAGGCCGAGGAATTGAAGCCCGTGGGCCTCAAGCTCTACCCCGCCGCGTGGCTGGGCGACTCGTTCCGCCACACCGGCTGGCGCATGGATGACCCGTCGATTGCGTTCCCCCTCTTCGAGCGCGCGCGCAAGCTGGGCATCAAGAACATCGCCGTGCACAAGGGCCTGCCCATGGGCGCCGTCCCGCTCGAGCCCTACAAGGTGGATGACATTGGCGGCGCGGCGGATGCCTTCCCCGACTTGAACTTCGAAATCGTCCACGGCGGCATGGCCTTCCTGGACGAGACGGGCATGCAGCTGTCGCTGTTCCCCAACGTGTATGTGAATCTGGAGGTGACGGGCGCGCTCATCGTGAAGCGCGAGCGCTGGTTCGCGGAGTCGCTGGCCGCGCTGCTCAAGTGGGCGGGCCCGGCGAAAATCATGTGGGGCTCCGGCACGGTGTTCTGTCACCCGCAGCCGGCCATCCACAAGTTCTGGCACGACTTCCAACTGCCGGATGACCTGGTGAGCGTCGCGGGCATGCAGGTGACGCCCGAGGTGAAGCGCATGATTCTCTGCGACAACTACGCGCGCTACGCCGGCGTGGACATCCCGGCCGTGCAGGCGCGCATCGCCAACGACGCCTTCTCCAAGGCGCGCGCTCGCGGCGGCGTGAAGCCCTACAGCTACGAGGAGCACCGCCATGACTGAGGCCGAGGTGCGCTCGCGCATCCAGGACATCCCGGACCCGTGCAGCTGCGCCACCGGCGTGCCGCTGGGCATTGGCGAGATGGGGCTGATTCAGTCCGTGGCATGCACCGAGGGCAGGGTGACGGTGCGCCTGCACATCACCTCGCCCATGTGCATGATGGCCGCGTACTTCATGCGCGAAATCGAGCAGCGCCTCGTGGGCCAGGAGGGCGTCGCGTCCGTGCACGTGGAGTTCGACCGGGAGCTCCAGTGGACGCCGCAGGACATCCACCCCGACGCCCGCGAGCGGCTCGCGGCGAAGCGGATCAGCATGCTGGGCGGCCGGCTCATCCCCCAGGCCACGCCGGCCCCTGAGCGCGCAACCGGCTGATTTCTCAGGGTGTAGGGAAATGGTCGGAGCGAATCGCACAGGGGTGAAGCAACTCCCTGTGCGATCCTGCGACAATACCGTCACGGTACTCTTTTCAACCCTTCCTCCTCCCCCGGAGAGCCCCCATGAATCCCATCAAGAGTGGACGTCAACTCATCTCCAACGTGGCCAGCGGCGCCGGGAAGGCCCTGGACAAGGCGGGAGACGTCGTCGGTGGTGCCGCCAACACGGTGAAGAACGTGGCCGTGGCGGGTGGCAAGAAGATTGGCCAGGCGGTGGACGGCTTCGAGAGCGGCGTCGCCAAGGGTGCCCAGGCGGTGGGCGGGGTGTTCGGCTTCGGCAACCAGCCGGACCGCGTGCACGACGGCAAGTTCGTGGGCGCGGGCGGTCAGACGTTCTCTCCTGACACGCCGCTGAGCGATGTGCCGGCCGTCACGCCGCGCAACAACCCGAACGCGAACCACACCATCCTCTACGTCAACGGCATCAACACGTCGAAGGACGCGCAGTTCAGCAGCCTGCAGTCCATCGCGGATGCGAGCGGCGCGCGCGTCGTCGGCATCCACAACGCCACCGAGGGCATGGCGGCGGACCTGGCCCAGTGCGTGAAGGACAAGCTGGACAAGGGCCACAACCCGGCCGTCGACTCGCTGGCGGACACGCTCTACAAGGAAATCAAGTCGGGCCGCGACGTGCACCTCATGGCGCACAGCCAGGGAGGCCTCATCTCCAGCCGCGCGCTGGGTGACGTCTACAAGCGGCTGCGCATTGAAGATGGGATGTCCCAGGCCGATGCCCAGAAGCTGATGGGCAAGATCAACGTGGAGACGTTCGGCGCGGCGGCCATGCACTACCCGGACGGCCCGAACTACGTGCACTACGTGAACCGCGCGGACCCGGTTCCCAGCCTGTTCGGCCTGGGCCCCATCGCGGACAAGTGGAACCCGGCGGTGGACGGCGGCAAGGGCTCGAAGGTGCACCACTTCACCGAGCCGCACCTCAACCCCATCGCGGCGCACGGCTTCGAGTCCGTGTACCTCCAGCACCGCGTGCCGTTCGAGCAGGCGCGCACGGGCAACTTCGGCAACTGAGCCATGGCGACCGCGCTCACCAGCGGCCTCGCGGGGCTGCTGCGGTCCTGGGCTTCCTTCCTGGCCCCGGCCGCACCGGAGAACACGCCGCTGACGCGTGAGTCCGCGCGGCGGCTGGTGCAGGGTTTCCTCGGCGAGGAGGGCACCCCGCCGAGCGACGGCATCAACGCGAATGGCTTCGGCGGCCTCTCCGCCGGAGGCGCGAGCGTCTACTTCGAGTGGCACGAAGAGACGCAGACGCTGGAGTGCAGCGCGCTGGTGTATCGCTTCCGCGAGCCACCGAAGCCGGGCGTCATCGACGGCTTCCACGCGGAGCAGCGTGAGGGCACTGACGCCGGTGGTGGCTCGGTGGACTACGAGCCGGAGAACCGGGGCCTGTTCCTGAGCCGTAACTACACGCACATGCCCTCGGAGCGCGCGTTCGCCAAGGACATGCGCCGGCTGATGAAGGCCAGCATCAAGTGGGGCGACGAGGTGCTGGACCGCGTGGCTTCGCGCGTGTTCCACCCCGAGGAGCTGGAGAAGCGCTGAGCTTCGAACAGCACGGACGTTGAGTGAGGCGATGCGGTGTACCACCGCGTCGCCTCATGCGTTTTGACTACAGCACGCGCCGCACGAGCTGCGGGAACACCTTGGACACCTTGCCGAGCAGGTAGTCGCCGTAGGTGCCCTGGAACGCGTGGACACTGGCGCCATCCCAGCGTCGCGCGCGGTCCTCGTCCACGTCCGCACCAGTCGTGCGAGGCAGCGGCTTCACTTCAGCGGCGAAGTCCGGGTCGAAGAACAGCGGGAAGGACATCCGGTCCTTGCCACTCACGTTCTTCACGCGGTGGGGCGTGGAGCGGTACCACCCACCCGTCATCCGGTCGAGCATGTCGCCGATGTTGCACACCAGCGTCCCCGGCAGCGGCGGCGCGGCAATCCACCCGCGCGGCGTCTTCACCTGCAAGCCTCCGTGCACGTCCTGCGCGAGCAGCGTGAGCAGTCCGTAGTCCGTGTGCTCGCCCACGCCCCAGCGCTCCTCGCCATCCGCGGGCTCGGGCTCCGCGGGGTAGTGGAAGATGCGGAAGAGCACGGTGGGCTCTGCGGTGTAGTGGCGCCGGAAGTAGTCCGCGTCCAGTCCCAGGCTCAGCGCCACGCCCTCCATCAACGCATGCGCCGCGCGCGTGACGCCGGCCATGTAGTCGAGCACGGCCCCACGCAGCTCCGGCAACTCGGCGGGCCACAGGTTGGCGCCATGCAGCGGCCAGCCTGCCTGCACGCGCGGATGCTCGCGGCCCAGTTCCGTGCCCAGGTAGAGCCCCTCCTTGCGGTCCGGCTTCCCCGAGGTCAGCTCTCCGCCGAGCGGGAACCAGCCGCGCCACGCGGCCCCTCCGCGCTCCATGGAGAGGGCCTGCTTCGCTGACTCCGGGAGCGCGAAGAAGCGGCGGCTCTCGTGCTCCAGCCGCGAGAGGACGTCCTCGGAGACGCCGTGGCCGGTGACGTAGAAGAAGCCGCTGTCACGACAGGCGAGCTCGATTTCGCGCGCGACGCTCGCTCGCTCGGTGGTGCGAGAGGCGTCGAACAAGGACGCCATGTCGATGACGGGCAAGCCTCGGTGTGCGGAGTCGGTTCCAGCCATGCAACGAGCCTACACAGCTCTGGACCCGAGGGGAGGCCGGAGCCAGAGTGCGCGGCGCCTTCCATGTCGACGCACGCACCTTCGGACTCCTCGCACGCCACGCTCAGCCCCGGGCTGGTGTGGTTCATGGCCGCCGCCTCTGGCGCCACTGCCGCGAACCTCTATTACAACCAGCCGCTGCTCGGAGACATCGGGCGCGAACTGGGCGCCACGGGTGGCGCGCTCGGCCTGGTGCCCACGCTGACGCAGGTGGGCTACGCGGCGGGGATGCTGTTCATCGTCCCGCTCGGAGACAGCCTGGAGCGGCGCAGGGTCATCGTCACCATGTCCGCGCTGGTGACGCTGGCCCTCGTGGGCGCGGCGCTGGCGCCCACCCTGCCCCTGCTGGTGCTCGCGAGCTTCGCGGTGGGAGCCACCACCATCATTCCGCAGCTGCTGGTCCCCTTCGCCGCGCACCTGGCGCCGGCGACACAGCGCGGGCGCGTGGTAGGGACGGTGATGAGCGGGTTGCTCATTGGAATCCTGCTGTCGCGCACGGCGGCGGGCTTCGTGGGCACGCACTTGGGGTGGCGGGCGATGTTCTGGATTGCGGCGGGGCTGATGCTCGCGCTGGGGGTGGCGCTGCGCTTCATGCTGCCGTCGCAGCCGCCCGTGGCCGAGATGCCGTACCCCGCGCTGCTGCGCTCGCTGGGACACCTGACGCGCACCGAGCCCATCCTGCGGCTTCACTCGCTGCTGGGCGCGCTGACGTTCGGAGCGTTCAGCGTGTTCTGGTCCACGCTGGCGCTGTACCTCCAGAGTCTGCCGGAGCACTACGGGCCGCAGGTGGCGGGCATGTTCGGCGTGGTGGGCGTGGCGGGCGCGATGATTGCGCCGCTGGTGGGACGCTACGCGGACGTGAAGGGAGACCGGCGCATCAACGCGCTGGCCATCGCCGTGCTGCTGTTGTCCTTCGTGGTGATGTGGCCGCTGGGCCGGTGGCTGTGGGGAATTGCCCTGGGCGTGGTGCTGCTCGACTTGGGCGCGCAGGCGAACCACATCTCCAACCAGACGCGCGTGTACTCGCTGCAGCCCGAGGCGCGCAGCCGGCTCAACACCGTCTACATGGTGACGTACTTCGCGGGTGGCGCGGCGGGCTCGTGGCTGGGCACGACGGCCTGGACGCGAGCAGGCTGGACAGGCGTCTGTGCAGCGGGCGCGGCGCTGTGTGTCGCGGGCCTCCTCGCGCTGTGGCTCGGCTCGCCGCGCGAGTCAGCGGACACCGCGCGGAGCTGAGCGCCAGTCTTCGCGGGTGATGGCCCAGCGCTCGTGGTCCCTCCAGCGGCCGGCGACCTTGAGGTAGCGGGGAGAGAAACCTTCGAGCCTGAAGCCGGCACGCTCGGCGAGCGCCTTCGACGCGACGTTGTCCGGCTGGATGTTCGCCTCCACGCGGTGGAGCTTCAGCTTCCGGAACGCATACGCGAGCACGAGCCCCAACGCTTCCGTCATCAGCCCGCGTCCCTGGAAGCCGTGGACGGCCCAGTAGCCGAGATAGGCATTCTGGAAGCCGCCCCGGAATATCTGGCTCAGGTTGAAGCAGCCGATGATGTGCCCGGACTCGCGCTCGCACGCGAGCAGGGCCTCGAAGTCCTCGCGCTCGTTGCGCTCGAGGTACGCCTCGAAGCCTTCACTCGCGGTGGGCGGCGCTACCCAGGGCCGGTGGAACGCACGGCTCGCGCGGGTGGCCGAGAGGAACGCCTCACGGTCCTTCGCGCGCGGGGCCCGGAGGAACACCCGAGGCCCCTGGATGAGAATGCGTGGTGCCGCCTGCGGACGCCGTGTCGCCATGCGAGCTGCCTCCGAGGGAGACAGCCTGCACGGCCCAGCCGGCGAAGTGCACCTACTTCTTCCCCACGGTCAGCACCACCTTGCCGCGCCCGTGCCCCGAGTCGAGCACGCGGTGCGCCTCGCCCACCTTCTCCAGCGGAAGGACACGCTCCACCAGTGGCTTCATCTGCTTGCGCTCGAGGAGCGCGGACATCTCCTCCAGGCGCCGCCGCTCGCGCGTGAGGAAGACGCCGTGCAGCGTCAGGTTGCGCGGGTAGAAGGCGGACACGTCCCCGCTGAAGCCGAGGATGGTCGCGAGCCGTCCCCCCGGCCGCGTCGCCGGGATGCTCGGAATCATGTTCTTGCCCGCGGTGTCGAAGACCGCGTCCACGCCCTGCCCGCCCGTCTCGCGCAGCGCAATCTGCGCCGGGTCCTCGCTCCGGTAGTTGATGACCACGTCCGCACCGAGCTTGCGCAGCGTCTCCAGATTGTCCGGACCGGAGGTCGCCAGCACGCGCGCACCCAACGCCTTCGCAATCTGCACCGCGAATGAGCCCACGCCGCCCGCGCCACCGTGGATGAGCACCGTCTCACCGACGCGGAGCTGCATCCGTCGAACCAACGCATCCCACGCCGTGCCTCCGGCCAGCGGGACGGCGGCGGCCTCTTCGTGCGAGAGGCTCGGCGGCTTCTTCGCGATGATGCTCGCGGGGACGACGTTGAGCTCCGCGTAGGTGCCGTGCGGATTGCCGAAGATTTCCGGCGTGTAGAAGACCTCGTCACCGGACTTGAAGTCGGTGACGCCGGGGCCCACCTGCTCGACGACACCCGAGGCGTCGTAGCCGATGATGGCGGGAGGCTGGATGCCCGCCCACGTCCCATCGTGACGCAGCTTCGCGTCCACCGGATTCGTGCCGGAGACGAGGACCCGGACGAGCACCTGCCCGGGGCCCGGAGTGGGCGTGGGAACGTCGCGAACTTCGAACAGCTCGGGCCCGCCGAAGCGGGGAAGGACCATGGCTCGCATGGGGCGCGGAATTAACCGGGCGCCCCGGGACGAGCAATGCCGTGCCGGACCAACCGTCCGAGGCCCGACGGCCCGCGGAAGGAACGTTCGTTCCACGTCAGGCCCCGAGAGGAACGAGCCGGAATGGAACGTCCGTTCCGCCCAGCCCCATCCGAGAGACCAAGCCAGGAAGGAACCTTCGTTCCACGTCAGGCGGCCGGGGGCTTCCCCTCCGGCGTCAGCACCACCAGCACCTGCCGCGCGGCGACCTGGCTGCCCACGGAGACGTTGACCGTCTCCACCGTGCCCGCGACATCGGCGACGACCTGGAACTCCATCTTCATCGCCTCCAGCACCGCGAGCACCTGTCCCGCCTTCACCGCCGCCCCGCGATGCGCATCCACGCGAATGATGCGCCCGTCCATCGGCGCCATGAGCCGGCCGCTCCCCGCCCCATCCGACTTCGACGGCGGCCGGAACGTCACGTCCGACACGGCATGCGCCCCGTGCCCCGAATCCAACCAGAGCGAGTCCCCCTCCCGCGTGTACCGCGCACGCCCGCGCGCTCCCGCCACTGAGAAGTCCAGCACCCCATCCGCCATCCCGAGAATCGCGAGGTCGAACGTGTCACTGCCCACCGCGACCTCGTACCGCTCCGAAGCCACGGCGCGCACGGAGACGTGCTCCTCGCGCTCCCGGCTCGCGAGCTTCATCCGCACCAGCGGCGGCGAGTGCGCCGTGTTCCAGTTCACCAGCGACGCATCCAGTCCCGACTCGCTCGCGAGCTTCAGCGCCTCCGCGTGGAACAGCGCCGCGCCCGCCAGGGCCAGCTCCTTCGGATGCGTCAGGTACAGCGCCTCCAGCGTCACCGCATCCGCGTACTTCGGAATGAAGCCCGTGTCGTACTCGCCCGAGCTGAACGCCACATGCCCGAGCACCCACAGCAACAGGCTCTTGTTCGTGGTGACGCCGAACACCGTCAGCTCATGCAGCGCCTCCACGAGCCGCCGCCGCGCCGTCTCGCGGTCCGGCCCGTGCGCAATCACCTTCGCCTGCATCGAGTCATAGAAGGGAGGAATCTCCTGCCCCTCGCGCACGCCGTAGTCGATGCGCACGCCCTCGCGCGACGGCAGCCGCCATGCCAGCAACCGCCCCGTCTGCGGCGCGTAGTTGTTCGCCGGGTCCTCCGCGCACAGACGCACCTCAATCGCGTGCCCGGACCACGACACCTGCTCCTGCGTCAGCGGCAGCCGCTCACCCGCCGCGACACGGAGCTGCCACTCCACCAAATCGAGCCCGGTAATCGCCTCCGTCACCGGGTGCTCCACCTGGAGGCGCGTGTTCATCTCCATGAAGTAGAACTCGCCATTCGGCGCGAGCAGGAACTCGATGGTCCCCGCGCCCCGGTAGCCGATGGCCTTCGCCGCCGTCACCGCCACCTCGCCCATGCGGGCACGCAGCGCGGGATTCACGGCGGGAGACGGGCTCTCCTCCACAATCTTCTGGTGCCGCCGCTGCACCGAGCAGTCGCGCTCGCCCAGGTGCACGGCGTTGCCGTGCTCGTCCGCGAAGACCTGCAGCTCCACGTGACGCGCGCCGATGACGGCCCGCTCCAGAATCAGCTCTCCGCTCCCGAAGGCATTCGTCGCCTCCGAGCGCGCGGACTTCAGCGCCTCGCGCAGCTTCGCCGGCTCGTGCACGAGCCGCATGCCGCGCCCACCACCTCCCGCAGCGGCCTTCACCATCAGCGGGAAGCCGATGCGTTCGCCCTCCTTCGCGAGCGTGTCGTCATCCGCGTTGGTGGCCTCATAGCCGGGAATGCACGGCACGCCCGCCGCGAGCATCCGCAGCTTCGCCTGCCGCTTGTTCCCCATCAGGGCAATGGCCTCGGAGCCCGGGCCGATGAACACCACGTCCGCGTCCTTGCACGCGCGGGCGAACTCCGCGTTCTCCGAGAGAAACCCATAGCCCGGATGAATCGCATCCGCGCCCGAAGCCTTCGCCGCCGCGATGAGCTTCTCGATGACGAGGTACGACTCCTTCGCGGGCGACGGGCCGATGGGCACCGCCTCGTCCGCCGCGAGCACGTGCGGGGCCGAGCGGTCCGCCTCGGAGAACACCGCCACGGTGCGGTAGCCCAGCTTCTTGCAGGTCCGAATCACCCGGACGGCAATCTCGCCGCGGTTGGCGACGAGCACCTTCTTGAATCGCTGCATGCGGTCCGTCCCTCTCACAGGCGTGCGACGCCGAAGGTGTTGGGCCTGAGCTCGCGCCGCTTCGCCTCGCGGCACACCGACAGGGTGAAGCCGAGCACCCGCCGCGTGTCACGCGGGTCGATGAGCCCGTCGTCGAACAGCCGCGCGCTGCAGTTGAACGGGTGCGACTCCTTGTCGAACTGGTCGATGATGGGCTGGCAGAAGGCGCGAATCCCCTCCTCGTCCACCACCTCGCCCCGCTTCGCGAGCTTCTCGGCGAACACAATCGCCATCACCTTCGCCGCCTGCTCGCCGCCCATGACCGCCGTACGCGAGTTGGGCCACGCGAAGATGAAGCGCGGGTGGAAGGGCCGGCCGCACATGCCGTAGTTGCCCGCGCCGAACCCGCCGCCGATGAGCAGCGTGAGCTGCGGCACCGTCGCGTTGGCCACCGCCTGAATCATCTTCGCGCCGTGCTTGACGATGCCGCCCTGCTCCGGCTGCGTGCCCACCAGGTAGCCCGTCGTGTTCTGCAGGTAGATGAGCGGCGTGTCCGACTGGCAGCAGAGCTGGATGAACTGCGCCGCCTTCGTCGCACCCTTCGGCGTAATCGGCCCGTTGTTGCCGATGATGCCCACGGGCATCCCGAAGATGCTCGCGCGCCCGCAGACGGTGTGCGGGTCGTACTCGTCCTTGAAGCCGGCGAACTCGGAGCCGTCGACGATGCGCGCGATGACCTCGCGGCAGTCATACGGCTTGCGGTAGTCGGCGGGGATGGCGCCGCACAGCTCCTCGGGCGGATAGAGCGGCTCCGCGTAGGACTCCCGAGCCTCACGCGGAAGCTGCGCGTTCCACCCGAGCTTCGCCACGATTTCGCGCGCGATGCGGATGCCGTCCGCGTCGTCCTCCGCGAGGTAGTCCGCCGTGCCCGCCACCGTGGCGTGCATCTCCGCGCCACCCAGCTCCTCGTCCGTTGCAATCTCACCCGTCGCGGCCTTGAGCAGCGGCGGGCCGGCGAGGAAGACCTTGGCCTTCTTCTTCACCATGACGACGTAGTCGGACAGGCCCGGCAGGTACGCGCCGCCCGCGGTGCTGGAGCCGTGCACCACGGTGACTTGCGGAATGCCCGCCGCCGACAGCTTCGACTGGTTGTAGAAGGTCTCACCGCCGGGGATGAAGATCTCCTGCTGGTACATCAGGTTGGCGCCGCCGCTCTCCACCAGCGAAACCAGCGGGAGCTTGTTCTCCAGCGCCATCTCCTGCGCGCGCAGCGCCTTCTGCACGCCCCACGGCGACGCGGTGCCGCCCTTGATGGCGGAGTTGTTCACGAACACCATGCACCGCACACCGGACACGTAGCCGATGCCGATGATGCTGTTGCCTCCGGCCAGCGAGCCGTCGCTGTCGTCGTGGTAGCCGAAGCCGCACAGCGTGGACAGCTCGAGGAACGGCGAGCCCCGGTCCAACAGGAGCGTCAGCCGCTCGCGAGGGAGGAGCTGGCCGCGCTTGTGGAACTTCTCGCGCGCCTGGAGCTCCGTGTTGCGGACCTTGGCCTCCACCTCGCGCAACTCGGCGACACGCGCGAGCATGTCCGTGCGCTGGGCCTTGAAGGCCTCGGAGCCCGGGTCGATTCGGGACGTGATTCTCGGCATTGCTCTCACCCCTGCCCTTCGCGCAGCAGTGACTCGGGAATGTCCATGTGGCGCGAGCGGAGCCACTCGCCCAGCGCCTTGCCCTGCGGGTCGAAGCGCGTGGACGACGACACGCCCTCACCCAGGATTCCGTCGATGACGAAGTTCAGTCCCCGCAGGTGCGGGAAGACGTGCCGCTCAATCGGGAACGCGGCCGTCTCGGGGAGCAGCTCGCGCAGCTTCTCCACCGTGAGCGCGTGCGCCAGCCAGCGCCACGCCTCATCCGTCCTCGCCCAGACGCCGATGTTCGCGGTGCCGCCCTTGTCTCCGCTGCGCGCGGCGACGATGCGGCCCAGCGGCGCGCGGCGCGTCGGCCCCGAAGGCGGAGCCGCCGGAAGCTCGGGAGCCTCCACGGGCGCCAGGGCCAGCGTCTTCTCCGAGGGCGGAATCACCGTGCGCGACTCATCCGGCAGCACGGCGACATGCTCCACCTTGTGCGCATCCACGTAGGCCGGCGTGTAGACACCGTAGGGCGCACCATCCGACGGCGGCGCTGTCATGGTGAAGCCCGGGTAGCTGCCGAGCGCCAGCTCCACCGCGGCGCCGCTGAAGCCTCGGCCCACCAGCTTCTGGTCGGCGTCCTTCACGACGACTCGGAGGAAGGCGGCGGCCTGCTCCTCCGTGGCCGCGTCCTCGCGGTCCGTGCGCACGAGCGTCCAGTGGACCTCCTTCGGCTTGTGCTTCATCGCCGCTTCCAGCTGCGAGCGGACGAGGCGGGCCTTCTCCTCGATGTCGAGCCCCACGAGGACGAAGTTCGCCTCGTTGCGATAGCCGCCGAGGTTGTTGAGGCACACCTTCAACGTGGGAGGCGGCGGCTCGCCGCGCACGCCGGAGATGCGGACGCGGTCCTTGCCCTCGGCCGTGAGCGAGATGCTGTCGAAGCGCGCCGTCGCGTCCGGCCCCGCGTACCGGGCCCCGGTGATTTCGTACACGAGCTGCGCGAGCACCGTGTCCACCGTCACCGCGCCACCCGTGCCCGGGTGCTTCGTAATCACCGAGCTGCCGTCCTCGTGAAGCTCCGCCAGCGGGAAGCCGGGCCGGCGCGCGTCCACCTCGGTGAAGAACGAGTAGTTGCCGCCCGTCGCCTGCGTGCCGCACTCCAGCACGTGGCCGGCGACCATGGCCCCGGCCAGCTTGTCCCACTCATCCTTCTTCCAGCCGAAGTGCGCAGCAGCCGGGCCCACCACCAGCGACGCGTCCGTCACGCGCCCGGTGACGACGACGTCCGCGCCCGCGCGCAGGCACTCGGCGATGCCCCACGCTCCGAGGTACGCGTTGGCCGTCAGCGGACTGCCGAGCCCGAGCTCGTCGGCATTGCCGGAGAGGTCATCCCCCTCCACGTGCGCAATCTTCGCCTTCAAGCCCAGCTTGCCCGCCACCTCGCGCAGCGCGGCGGCGAGCCCCGCCGGGTTCAGCCCTCCCGCGTTGGCGACGACCTTGACCTTCTTCTCCAGCGCCAGCGCCAGGCACTGCTCCATCTGCCGGAGGAACGTCTTGGCGAAGCCCGTGGCCGGGTCCTTCATCCTGTCCCGGCCGAGAATCAACATCGTCAGCTCGGCGAGGTAGTCGCCCGTGAGGACGTCGAGCTGCCCGCCCTCGAGCATCTCCTTCACGGCCGAGAAGCGGTCTCCATAGAAACC comes from Pyxidicoccus parkwaysis and encodes:
- a CDS encoding hybrid sensor histidine kinase/response regulator, which gives rise to MLPAQRAHRFFELSSEPLVVLSTDGQLLEANAAWSRLVGWPVEALRHQGYRHFVHPDDADVMDTRLQSLALGGHAELACRWRCLDGSWKSLSWSLATAPGEDALYCVVRPLVAAPAVEEALLRSEQNFRRLIDTAPEGIFVHRDSRFLYVNPTLLKALGYGNASELIGQPIWCIVHPDDLDIVRQRVRTAVGGDLAPLREIRYLRKDGTSYDAESVGIPVEFDGEKAVVVMSRDITERKRAQTQLLQNDRMVLAGTLAAGVGHEINNPLTYVMANLASAMESMGKLGGELARDMPDGPGVADWRSTLRETEGLLAEALEGATRVRNIVRDLKFISRQDEERREAVDVREPLDFSLNMASSALRHRARLIKKYEPVPPVYADASRLGQVFLNLLVNAAQAIPDDGSGDHHITVWVRLTPSGRVAVDVSDSGTGIPPNVLPRIFDPFFTTKPVGQGTGLGLSICDSLIRNLGGDITVRSEVGRGTTFTVHLPVAVENAHPVERPLPAPKDSAERRGHVLVIDDEPPVGRSLARILGTAHRVTVVGSGEEALAALNSGTAFDAVFCDLMMPGISGMDVYERVRESSPELSQRFIFITGGSYTTRARQFLERVPNRQIEKPFDVGLIHQFLGEVLGAR
- a CDS encoding amidohydrolase family protein, giving the protein MIGGGFVIDAVTHAYNLDPSNYRAGRYAESLAQLIWGLHSGLSGDTHRVQKAEGFLKNWSVQELAHILFVESDIDLAVHHVLPLQTLYGDGLCSYEKTLEIKKRYPDRFLVYAGVDPLRGTAALEDLEKQAEELKPVGLKLYPAAWLGDSFRHTGWRMDDPSIAFPLFERARKLGIKNIAVHKGLPMGAVPLEPYKVDDIGGAADAFPDLNFEIVHGGMAFLDETGMQLSLFPNVYVNLEVTGALIVKRERWFAESLAALLKWAGPAKIMWGSGTVFCHPQPAIHKFWHDFQLPDDLVSVAGMQVTPEVKRMILCDNYARYAGVDIPAVQARIANDAFSKARARGGVKPYSYEEHRHD
- a CDS encoding metal-sulfur cluster assembly factor, with the translated sequence MTEAEVRSRIQDIPDPCSCATGVPLGIGEMGLIQSVACTEGRVTVRLHITSPMCMMAAYFMREIEQRLVGQEGVASVHVEFDRELQWTPQDIHPDARERLAAKRISMLGGRLIPQATPAPERATG
- a CDS encoding isopenicillin N synthase family dioxygenase; the protein is MAGTDSAHRGLPVIDMASLFDASRTTERASVAREIELACRDSGFFYVTGHGVSEDVLSRLEHESRRFFALPESAKQALSMERGGAAWRGWFPLGGELTSGKPDRKEGLYLGTELGREHPRVQAGWPLHGANLWPAELPELRGAVLDYMAGVTRAAHALMEGVALSLGLDADYFRRHYTAEPTVLFRIFHYPAEPEPADGEERWGVGEHTDYGLLTLLAQDVHGGLQVKTPRGWIAAPPLPGTLVCNIGDMLDRMTGGWYRSTPHRVKNVSGKDRMSFPLFFDPDFAAEVKPLPRTTGADVDEDRARRWDGASVHAFQGTYGDYLLGKVSKVFPQLVRRVL
- a CDS encoding MFS transporter, translating into MSTHAPSDSSHATLSPGLVWFMAAASGATAANLYYNQPLLGDIGRELGATGGALGLVPTLTQVGYAAGMLFIVPLGDSLERRRVIVTMSALVTLALVGAALAPTLPLLVLASFAVGATTIIPQLLVPFAAHLAPATQRGRVVGTVMSGLLIGILLSRTAAGFVGTHLGWRAMFWIAAGLMLALGVALRFMLPSQPPVAEMPYPALLRSLGHLTRTEPILRLHSLLGALTFGAFSVFWSTLALYLQSLPEHYGPQVAGMFGVVGVAGAMIAPLVGRYADVKGDRRINALAIAVLLLSFVVMWPLGRWLWGIALGVVLLDLGAQANHISNQTRVYSLQPEARSRLNTVYMVTYFAGGAAGSWLGTTAWTRAGWTGVCAAGAALCVAGLLALWLGSPRESADTARS
- a CDS encoding GNAT family N-acetyltransferase, which translates into the protein MATRRPQAAPRILIQGPRVFLRAPRAKDREAFLSATRASRAFHRPWVAPPTASEGFEAYLERNEREDFEALLACERESGHIIGCFNLSQIFRGGFQNAYLGYWAVHGFQGRGLMTEALGLVLAYAFRKLKLHRVEANIQPDNVASKALAERAGFRLEGFSPRYLKVAGRWRDHERWAITREDWRSAPRGVR